GAGCGGCACGGGCTCGGGCCGGTAGCCCTCGCGCTTCAGGTACACCATGTGGGCCGCGTCGCGACTCACCTCGAGCTGCATCGGCGTCTGGCCGACGAGGTGCCCGTCGAGATAGATCTGCGCGCCGGGCGGATCGGTCTCGACGCCCACGTACTGGTAGTGCGCGCAGGCCAGGCCCAGGCATGCCGCGGCCAGGGCCGCCAGGAGTCCACTCTTCACGGCGTCCGAGTTTACAGCTCCCGGGGGAGCGGGCTAAGGTGCGCGTCCCTTGGCGTTGATCGACACCACGCAGATGCGGCAGGGCACGTTCGTCGTGATCGGGCAGGACCCGCACGTGATCGTCTCGTACCAGCACGTGAAGCCGGGCAAGGGCGGCGCGTTCGTGCGCATGCGGCTCAAGAGCCTGACCAGCGGAGCCGTGCTCGACAAGACGATCAAGAGCGGCGAGACCCTGCCCGCGGCCGAGATCGCCAAGCGCCAGATGCAGTTCCTGTACGAGGCGGGCGAGAACATCGTGCTCATGGACCAGGAGAGCTACGAGCAGCTCGAGATCCCGCGCGCGAACATCGAGAACGCCGACCTGATGGCCGAGAACTGCACGGTCGAGGTGCTCCTGCACGAGGGCCGGCCGATCGCGGTCGAGCTGCCCAACTTCGTGATCGTGGAGGTGGCCGAGACCGACCCGGCGACCAGCGGCGGCAAGCTCAAGGCCGCGAAGCTCGCGACCGGCGCGGTGATCCAGGTGCCGAGCTTCATCGCGCGCGGCGAGAAGCTGCGCATCGACACGCGCGAGCGCGTGTACGTGGAGCGCGCCTAGCCGGCAGTCACTCGAGCTCTCTGATCCGGCTGCCGGCGAGGAAGCCGAGCACCACCAGGAGCGTGGCCGCGCCCGACAGCGTGCAGGCGGTGAGCGGCCCGAACTGACTCACCACCAGCCCCGAGAGCGGCGCGCCCACGACCCCGGACGCACCCATGCTCGACAGGCTGAAGACCGAGAGCACGCGCCCGCGGTGCGAGGCCGGCGCCTTCTCCTGGAACAGCGTGCGGCTCGCGTTCATGAACACCGCCGCGCCGACGCCGAACACGAACACGGCCGCGAGCGCGCCCCGGAAGGGCAGCCCGAGCCCGAGCGCCCCCATGCACAGGCCGCCGGCGGCCAGCGCCGCGAGCTGCGCGCGCCCCTTCCGGCGCAACCCGCGGCGCGCGATCAGCCACAGCGTGCAGGCGATGATGCCCAGCGGAAAGCAGCCCAAGAGCAGCGACAGGTCGGTCGTGTCTCCCCCGTAGTAGTCGCGCACCAGGAGCGGAAACACGACCAGGAGCGGCCCGACGAACAGCACGCCGATCGCGATCGAGAGCAGCGCGATCGGACGCAGGATGGGCGAGCGCAGCACCTCGACCACGCCCTCGGAGAGCTCGTGCAGGGAGAGCGTGCGCGGCGGCGAGTGACCGTGCGCCAGGGGCGGCAGGCGCCAGACCGCGACGGCCCCGGCCAGCACGATCGCGGCCTGCGCGCCGATCAGGGCGGCAAGGCCCGCGCGCTCGCCGATGCGCGCGGCGAAGGAGCCGATCGCCTGCATGCCCCATTGCGTCACCGTGAGCAGACTCACCGAGCGCATCAGGTCGCCGAAGGCGAGCTCCGAGAGCAGTGAGTCGCGTGCGGGCATCAGGAAGGCCGAGAGCACGCCCAGGGCCGCCACGTAGGCGACCACGAGCGCGAGCGAGAGAGCGCCGGCGGCCACGCGCGCCGCGAGCGCGGCGGTGAGCGCGGCGCTCGCGAGATAGAGACCGAGCAGGACGCGCCGCCGGTCCGCGCGGTCCGCGACCACGCCCCCCAGCAGGATCAGGAGCAGCGTCGGGACCTGTCCCGCGGTCTGCGCCGTGGCGAGTGACCCGGCGCCGCCGCGCAGCTCTTGAGTCACCAGGGCGGGCACGATCACCTGGTTGAGGCCGATCGACAGGAACCACGCGCCGACCGCGACCACGTACCAGGTCCAGGCCCGGACCGCGGCCGGCTCGCTCGCGACGCGCGTCTCCACGGCCGGATATTGGCACAGCGCGCGGGCTCGACAGCGCGGGGCCCAGGCGCGAGGTTCAAGCGCGTGATTCCCGACGTGTCCGATCTCGACGAGGCGTACGGCCGCACCACCGCGCGCTTCTACGACGCCGCTTACCAGCACAGCCCGCAGATCGGCCGGGACATCGACTTCTACCGCGCGCTCGCCCGCGAGTGCGCGGGGCCGGTGCTCGAGCTCGGCTGCGGCACCGGGCGCGTGCTGCTGCGCATGGCCGAGGACGGCTTCCCTTGCACGGGGCTCGACGCCTCGCGCCACATGCTCGACGCGCTGCGTGCCAAGTCGCGCTTCCCGAACCTGCGGCTGGTGCACGCGCCCATGCAGCGCTTCGACCTGGCTCACGACCGCTTCACGCTGATCTACTCGGCGTTCCGCGCCTTCCAGCACCTGTACACGGTCGAGGACCAGCTGCAGTGTCTCGCCTGCGTGCGCCGGCACCTCGCGCCAGGCGGCGCGCTCGCTTTCGACGTGTTCGCGCCGCGCCTGGCGCGGATGGCGGCGCCGGACCCCGCGGAGCAGCTCGAAATGCGCTTCGAGCTCGACGGCGAGTCGATCGAGCGCTGGGCGCGCGCCGTCCCGGACCCGGTCACGCAGCTCCTCCAGGTGCACTTCCGCTACGAGCGCAGCCGCGCCGGCGAGCGCGTGGGCAGCGAAGAGGCGCACTTCCACATGCGCTGGTTCTGGCGCTACGAGCTCGAGCACCTGCTGGCGCGCGCGGGCTTCGGCCAAGTGACCATCTACGGTGACTTCGACCGGCGCGAGGTCGGGCCGGAGACACCGGCCTTCGTGATCGTCGCCCGGGTCTGATTCCCGGCTAGCGCACTCTGACGATGATCGCGCCGCAGATGGCGCGGCCTTCGATCCGCACCAGCGGCGCGTCCTCGGGGTCCACGGGCTCGGGGGCCGGCCGCCGGCGCTGCTCTCCGTCGGGGTCGAGCGCGCGGCGGATCTGCTTGGCGATGAAGCGGCCCATCTTGCCGCCGGCGTCGCGCTGCTCGACGGCGCCCAGGATGGCCGAGGCCGCGAGCTCGACCTCGAGCTTGGGCGGCACGATGATCTCGACCGAGCCGCAGAACGCCAGACACTCGATGGTCGTCACTCCGGGCGCGAGCAGGGCGTGGCGCAGGTCGAGCGTCACGTTGCCGAAGAGGGCGCGGGCGCGCACCTCCTCGGCCGGCAGCCACTCGCCGCGGCGCATGGTCGCGGAGAACAGCGCGGAGATCGTCTCGGGCCGCAGCGGATCGTCGAGCTCGTGGTGCCGGGACCGTTCCTGCATGGCGCCCAAGGATGGCACGAAACCCTTGGGTTTTCATCGCGCATCGCGCAGAATGCGCGCCCATGCGACTCACCCGGGCAGTCACGATCGGGCTTGCCGTCTTCGGTCTGCTGGCCGGCGCGGCTCGTGCAGGCGCGCCGAGCGGCAGCTACACGCTGCGCCCGCCCGACGACGCGGAGCTGATCGACGATCCCGACTTCCACGCCTGCACGGTCTTCATCTCACCCAACATCGTCGCGTGCTTCAAGGGTCATCTCGTGGAGGACGTATTCGGCAGCGTCAGCGCTTCCGACGGCGAGGCGTGGGTCCAGTACCAGCATCTGGGCCCGCCGTTCTACGCGACCTTCCCCGTGACTCTGAGCGGCAAGATGGGCGGGACCTTCGCTCACCCGCAGCTCAAGCTTCCGATCCGGGGCTCGGGCACGTTGCAGCTCGGCGACGACGTCGGCACGGGCAAGGGCTCGGTGACCCTCAAGTGCTCGCGCACCCCGCAGGCCGGGCTCTGGGGCTGCCGGCCCACCTCGATGCCGTTCTGCGTCGATGTCCCCGGAGTGGGAAAGGGCTGCGGCGTGCACAAGAAGATCGCGGGAGCCGCGATCCGGGTGAAGGTGAGCGCCTGGACCTTCAGCTTCGAGCTGGCCACGGACGCCTCGAACGCGGTGACCGGCACGGCCACGCTCGACCTCGATACCGGTGAGCACGTCGACCTCGTGGCCAGCGGAAAATACAACCCGCGCAGCCAAAGCTCGAGCCTGCGCTTCGTGAGCACGCCCGTGGCGGGCATCACGTTCGCGATCACGAAGCTCGCGGACACGGGGCCCGGGTCGATCCCGACCGGACTGCTCGACTACAAGCTCACGGGCGAGGCGCACGGCCGCATCGACTTCTCGAAGGTGCTCGTCTTTCACTAGGCTAAGATGGCCGGCCCGGACGCCTGCCGGGAGATCGGAGACACATGCGGCCCCGCCTCGCGTCCCTCGTCCTGGCTGTCTCGCTCGTCTTCGCGCCCCTCGCGCGCGCGCAGCAGCCCGAGACCGAGGAGCAGAAGACCATCTACGCGCTCGGGCTCGCCGTCGCGCGCAACCTGAAGAGCTTCGATCTCTCGCCGGACGAGGTGAAGATGATGGAGGCGGGACTCACTGCGGGACTCACCGGGGCGAAGCCGGCAGTCGACTTCGCGACTTACGAGCCCAAGCTCGACCCGCTGGCGCAAGCCCGCAACGGGGTGCGGACCAAGCGCGAGAAGGACGCCTCCGCGGCGTTCCTCAAGAAGGCGGCCGCGGAGTCGGGCGCGAAGGCGCGGCCGAGCGGCGTCGTCTACCGCGAGCTCAAGGCCGGCAGCGGGGAGCACCCGACCGTGAACGACAAGGTCCGCGTGCAGTACACGGGCAAGCTGCGCGACGGCAGCGTGTTCGACAGCTCGGTCGAGCGCGGCCAGGCCGCCGAGTTCCCGCTGAACCGGATGATTCCGTGCTGGCAGGAGGCGCTGCCGCTCATGCGCGCGGGCGGGAAGGCCGAGATCACCTGTCCCTCCGACTCCGCCTACGGCGACAAGGGCATGCCGCCGGGCACGGGCGACCGCATCCCGCCCGGCGCGGCGCTGTCG
The nucleotide sequence above comes from Myxococcota bacterium. Encoded proteins:
- a CDS encoding PEGA domain-containing protein, which codes for MKSGLLAALAAACLGLACAHYQYVGVETDPPGAQIYLDGHLVGQTPMQLEVSRDAAHMVYLKREGYRPEPVPLELHEAQDGIDFLTPADVVKRLAPGPSSDPELERNLKIEIDKPRE
- the efp gene encoding elongation factor P codes for the protein MALIDTTQMRQGTFVVIGQDPHVIVSYQHVKPGKGGAFVRMRLKSLTSGAVLDKTIKSGETLPAAEIAKRQMQFLYEAGENIVLMDQESYEQLEIPRANIENADLMAENCTVEVLLHEGRPIAVELPNFVIVEVAETDPATSGGKLKAAKLATGAVIQVPSFIARGEKLRIDTRERVYVERA
- a CDS encoding MFS transporter, with amino-acid sequence METRVASEPAAVRAWTWYVVAVGAWFLSIGLNQVIVPALVTQELRGGAGSLATAQTAGQVPTLLLILLGGVVADRADRRRVLLGLYLASAALTAALAARVAAGALSLALVVAYVAALGVLSAFLMPARDSLLSELAFGDLMRSVSLLTVTQWGMQAIGSFAARIGERAGLAALIGAQAAIVLAGAVAVWRLPPLAHGHSPPRTLSLHELSEGVVEVLRSPILRPIALLSIAIGVLFVGPLLVVFPLLVRDYYGGDTTDLSLLLGCFPLGIIACTLWLIARRGLRRKGRAQLAALAAGGLCMGALGLGLPFRGALAAVFVFGVGAAVFMNASRTLFQEKAPASHRGRVLSVFSLSSMGASGVVGAPLSGLVVSQFGPLTACTLSGAATLLVVLGFLAGSRIRELE
- a CDS encoding class I SAM-dependent methyltransferase, with the translated sequence MIPDVSDLDEAYGRTTARFYDAAYQHSPQIGRDIDFYRALARECAGPVLELGCGTGRVLLRMAEDGFPCTGLDASRHMLDALRAKSRFPNLRLVHAPMQRFDLAHDRFTLIYSAFRAFQHLYTVEDQLQCLACVRRHLAPGGALAFDVFAPRLARMAAPDPAEQLEMRFELDGESIERWARAVPDPVTQLLQVHFRYERSRAGERVGSEEAHFHMRWFWRYELEHLLARAGFGQVTIYGDFDRREVGPETPAFVIVARV
- a CDS encoding LiaF domain-containing protein, with product MQERSRHHELDDPLRPETISALFSATMRRGEWLPAEEVRARALFGNVTLDLRHALLAPGVTTIECLAFCGSVEIIVPPKLEVELAASAILGAVEQRDAGGKMGRFIAKQIRRALDPDGEQRRRPAPEPVDPEDAPLVRIEGRAICGAIIVRVR
- a CDS encoding FKBP-type peptidyl-prolyl cis-trans isomerase, translating into MRPRLASLVLAVSLVFAPLARAQQPETEEQKTIYALGLAVARNLKSFDLSPDEVKMMEAGLTAGLTGAKPAVDFATYEPKLDPLAQARNGVRTKREKDASAAFLKKAAAESGAKARPSGVVYRELKAGSGEHPTVNDKVRVQYTGKLRDGSVFDSSVERGQAAEFPLNRMIPCWQEALPLMRAGGKAEITCPSDSAYGDKGMPPGTGDRIPPGAALSFEIELLAVQKGGATKESLPPQMPPD